Proteins encoded together in one Musa acuminata AAA Group cultivar baxijiao chromosome BXJ3-6, Cavendish_Baxijiao_AAA, whole genome shotgun sequence window:
- the LOC135639430 gene encoding F-box/kelch-repeat protein At1g22040-like encodes MGSFLSVPAAKSGEGVHCETSRGDANKKIRISSYFDDNPRLIPSLPDEVSIQILARLPRIHYLNVKLVSRRWMIAVMSGELFQLRRQLGVTEEWLYVMTKTGGDKYLWQALDPRSGKWQRLPPMPHVVDEERPKRGLPGFWMWGVVGSSIKLADFIRGWLGRRDNLDQMPFCGCAVGVVNGCLYVLGGFSRASAINCVWRYDPCLNLWQEVSSMTSARAFCKTGILNDKLYVVGGVVRGRNGLIPLRTAEVFDPLTSLWTELPSMPFVKTQVLPTAFLADMLKPIATGLVSYRGRLCVPQSLYSWPFFFDIGGEIYDPETSSWVEMPHGMGDGWPARQAGTKLGTVVNGDLYALDPASCLDNGKIKKYDYQEDVWRVVIENVPVRYLTDSESPFLLAGLLGKLHVIMKDANHHIVILEADLQRRTGSNVSTSSTAPADSMTDNPVSLVEEEPEFWKVIDAKDSGVAELVSCQVLDI; translated from the coding sequence ATGGGATCATTCTTGAGTGTGCCTGCTGCTAAGTCTGGTGAAGGCGTGCATTGTGAAACATCCCGTGGTGATGCAAACAAAAAGATAAGAATATCGTCGTATTTTGATGACAACCCGAGGCTGATCCCTAGTCTTCCAGATGAAGTCTCGATTCAAATCCTAGCGAGATTGCCGAGAATTCACTACTTGAATGTGAAGTTGGTTTCCCGGCGATGGATGATTGCTGTCATGAGCGGTGAGCTGtttcagctgagaagacaacttggGGTGACTGAAGAATGGTTATATGTAATGACGAAGACAGGAGGGGACAAGTACTTGTGGCAGGCATTGGACCCTCGTTCGGGAAAATGGCAACGGTTGCCGCCGATGCCCCATGTTGTGGATGAGGAACGGCCAAAGAGGGGGTTGCCTGGATTTTGGATGTGGGGTGTGGTGGGCTCCAGCATCAAACTTGCTGATTTCATAAGAGGTTGGCTCGGGCGCAGGGATAACTTGGATCAGATGCCCTTTTGCGGATGTGCAGTTGGTGTTGTCAATGGCTGCCTCTATGTATTAGGTGGATTTTCTCGAGCCTCTGCCATCAATTGTGTTTGGCGGTATGACCCGTGTCTTAACTTGTGGCAGGAAGTGAGCTCTATGACCAGTGCTAGGGCTTTCTGTAAGACAGGCATATTAAACGACAAACTTTATGTCGTGGGGGGGGTCGTGAGGGGAAGAAATGGCTTAATTCCTTTACGAACTGCTGAAGTTTTTGATCCCCTAACAAGTCTTTGGACGGAGTTGCCAAGCATGCCTTTCGTGAAAACACAGGTGTTACCTACTGCTTTTTTAGCTGACATGCTGAAGCCTATTGCAACCGGATTGGTTTCATATAGGGGAAGGTTGTGTGTTCCACAGAGTTTATATTCTTGGCCCTTCTTTTTTGATATTGGAGGTGAAATTTATGACCCAGAGACAAGTTCGTGGGTGGAAATGCCACATGGTATGGGTGATGGTTGGCCTGCTAGGCAAGCGGGAACAAAGTTGGGTACTGTAGTCAATGGAGATCTATATGCCTTGGATCCTGCTAGTTGTTTGGACAATGGCAAGATAAAGAAGTATGATTATCAGGAGGATGTTTGGAGAGTTGTTATAGAAAATGTACCAGTTCGTTATCTCACTGACTCTGAGTCTCCATTTCTGCTTGCTGGTTTACTTGGGAAGCTCCATGTTATCATGAAAGATGCCAATCATCATATTGTGATATTGGAAGCTGACTTACAGAGACGTACAGGCTCAAATGTTTCGACTTCATCAACTGCTCCAGCTGACTCTATGACTGACAACCCTGTTTCCTTGGTAGAGGAAGAGCCTGAATTTTGGAAGGTCATTGATGCTAAGGATTCTGGGGTAGCAGAGCTTGTAAGCTGTCAGGTccttgatatttga
- the LOC135640220 gene encoding FCS-Like Zinc finger 5-like has protein sequence MLLGKRPRPQVRRTPSSAEFSSAVVFDVEAAQTSNQDAIACHFNPRETRWGAAEAAQIGAAGREGCWATRHVGSTLFLHSGVHCGNSGDGTAPFLRACGLCNRRLGPGRDTYMYRGDIAFCSLECRQQQMNSDEQKEKCYLTSMNDNPLETSCSNQSDCEASITAT, from the exons ATGCTGTTGGGTAAGCGACCGAGGCCCCAGGTGAGGCGGACGCCGAGCTCCGCGGAGTTCTCCTCGGCCGTCGTCTTCGATGTAGAGGCCGCCCAGACGTCTAATCAGGACGCGATCGCTTGCCACTTTAATCCGAGGGAGACGCGGTGGGGCGCGGCGGAGGCTGCGCAGATCGGGGCCGCCGGGAGAGAAGGCTGTTGGGCGACGAGGCACGTGGGGTCCACGCTTTTCCTTCACAGCGGCGTGCACTGTGGGAACTCCGGCGACGGGACGGCGCCCTTCTTGAGGGCCTGCGGCCTCTGCAATCGCCGCCTCGGACCTGGCCGAGATACTTACATGTATAG GGGTGACATTGCTTTCTGTAGCCTTGAGTGCCGCCAGCAACAAATGAATTCagatgagcagaaagagaagtgctaTCTAACTTCTATGAATGATAATCCTCTTGAAACTAGCTGCTCCAACCAATCCGACTGTGAGGCATCGATCACTGCTACCTGA
- the LOC135639823 gene encoding stromal cell-derived factor 2-like protein, which produces MALSVLFALSALLLLGLDEVSVRPASAAAADVVEITYGSVIKLMHEKTKYRLHSHDVPYGSGSGQQSVTGSPDVDDSNSYWIVRPQPDSSARQGDIIETGAIIRLQHMKTRRWLHSHLHASPLSGNLEVSCYGGDDRSDTGDFWRLEIEGSGKTWRKDQRVRLQHVDTGGYLHSHDKKYNRIAGGQQEVCGVRDKRADNIWLAAEGVYLPVIASK; this is translated from the exons ATGGCGCTCTCCGTCCTCTTTGCCCTCtcggccctcctcctcctcggcctcgACGAGGTCTCTGTTCGCcctgcctccgccgccgccgccgatgtCGTCGAG ATTACTTATGGGTCCGTTATCAAATTGATGCACGAGAAGACGAAGTACCGGTTGCACTCGCACGATGTGCCATATGGATCAGGGAGCGGGCAGCAGTCGGTCACTGGATCTCCCGACGTGGACGATTCCAATAGTTACTGG ATTGTGAGGCCTCAACCAGATTCATCTGCCAGACAAGGTGACATCATCGAGACTGGAGCTATTATCCGATTACAACACATGAAAACTCGTAGATGGCTTCATAGCCATTTGCATGCTTCTCCATTATCTGGTAACCTTGAG GTAAGCTGCTATGGGGGGGATGACCGATCAGATACTGGTGATTTTTGGCG TCTTGAGATTGAGGGCAGTGGGAAAACATGGAGGAAGGACCAGAGAGTAAGGCTTCAACATGTTGATACTGGTGGTTACCTACACAGCCATGATAAAAAGTACAATAGGATAGCAGGAGGGCAGCAAGAG GTATGTGGTGTTCGGGACAAACGGGCCGATAACATCTGGCTGGCAGCAGAGGGTGTGTACCTTCCAGTTATTGCAAGCAAGTGA
- the LOC135641690 gene encoding uncharacterized protein At5g64816-like, whose protein sequence is MVDMWWSLLGAAVPVIIAGHRIRVKGRHAEEQRLRSAQGREKNSDEIFVCERVCTSKRMLNKVGAFSKDPILDTCVTVCGVSELDACTDACARTVCVNQHQVPNWNDICLKRCQSECLRLSSLSTSSTKMP, encoded by the coding sequence ATGGTGGATATGTGGTGGTCCTTATTAGGAGCTGCAGTTCCAGTCATCATAGCAGGTCATAGGATTAGGGTAAAAGGAAGACATGCCGAGGAACAAAGGCTCAGAAGTGCCCAAGGGCGTGAAAAGAACTCGGATGAGATATTTGTTTGTGAGAGAGTGTGTACTTCGAAGAGAATGCTGAACAAGGTTGGTGCATTTTCAAAGGATCCAATTCTTGATACATGCGTCACTGTGTGCGGTGTTTCTGAGCTCGATGCTTGTACTGATGCTTGCGCAAGGACTGTTTGTGTTAACCAACACCAAGTTCCCAATTGGAATGACATCTGCCTTAAAAGATGCCAGAGCGAATGCCTTCGGCTCTCTTCACTGTCaacatcatcaacaaaaatgcCTTAG